DNA from Gemmatimonadaceae bacterium:
AAGCGCACGGGGACAACCTACCGATGCCGTGCGGCGCGCGCGACCCGAAGTGCAGTGTACATCACGTCGGGTGCATCAGGGTGTGCGCACCGCCGGTGCACCGCGCGTGCTCAGTCGCGAACTGGGAGCGGGCCCAGGAGCGGCGACACCAGCCGATTCACCGCGTGCAGCGACGCGCGAACGGTCGCCTCGATCTCGCTGCCGTCGGCAATGGCGGCGCCCACCACGCGCGTCGCGGTGCCGTCCTGACGGACCACCGCGGCCACCATCATGACCGTCGTATCGAAGGCGCGCACCGGCTTCACGCCGATCAGGTCGAAGGCGATCGCGCCGTCGGCGGCCCGGGTGAGCGCTTCAAACGTCGCCAGCGCCGCCAGGCGCAGATCACCGCCGGGGCACGCCGTGCCTTCCTGCCGCCCGACGACCACGTCGTCGCTGCGCACGTGCGCGAACTCAACCACGACCCGGGAGACCCCTGCCGGCGCCCGTTCGAGACGCGACGCCAACAACCGCAGGCGCGCGCCACCGGTCGGATCACCGACCGTGGAGGCGTCGGACGAGAAGTCGCCGAAGTGCGGGGTGGGCAGGATCATGCGGGAAGCGCGACCGGAAAGAGGACCCGACAGTGCGGATCAACCGCTACACCCCGCGGACGAGCGGTAACACGCGCCGGTCACGGGTTCTGCGCACCAGCGCGTGACGAACCGCACAGTGGCCAGGCCAATCGGCTAGGCGTCGGCGACGACGCCCGTCTCGAGCGCGAAACGCGTCAGCCCGGCCACCGAGTGGATCGACAGCTTTCGCATGAGGCTTTCGCGGTGCGCCTCCACCGTCCGGCGGCTGATCCCAAGCTCGGCGGCGATGGCCTTGTTCGTGAGCCCTCGGGCCACGCCGGCCAGCACATCGCGCTCGCGAGGCGTCAGCAGCTCGAGCTGCTGGGCCGTGGGTTCGGCCTCGGCCGCCGGCTCGACCGAGGTGAGCTTGCGTACCACCGCCGGCGAGAAGAAGGTGCCCCCCGCCTGCACCGCCCGGATGGCGGCGCGCAGCTCCTCACCCGCCGAGTCCTTGAGCAGGTAGCCGTTCGTCCCGATGCGCATCCCTTCGCGCACGTACTCGCCCTGATCATGCATCGACAACAGCAGGATCTTGGCGGTGGGGAGCAGCTCCCGGAGCCGCTCGGCCGCCTTGAGCCCCGTCTCCTCGGGCATGGTGATGTCGAGCACGATGACATCGGGGCGATGCTGCACCGCGAGGTCCACGGCGGCCCGTCCGTTCGATGCTTCCGCCACCACCTCGATGTTCGGATCGGCATCGAGGACGTACCGCAGCCCCTCGCGCACGAGGGCGTGGTCGTCGGCGATCAGGACACGAATGCGGGCTGGGCCCTCGGCGCTGGTCATGCCGGGACGCTCACTGGGATGGGGACGGAAATCCGCACTTCGGCACCCGGAGTGCGATTGGACAATTGAATATCGCCCCCCACCGCAAGGAGGCGCTCGCGCATGCCGGCGACCCCCATCCGATGTTCGGCGCCCACCACGCGACCGTTCCGGAGGGCGGCGAAGCCCTTGCCGTCATCGCGCACGAGGAGCACGAGCTGCTCCGCCTGGACCTGCACCCAGACCTGCACCGCCTTCGCGTCGGCATGACGGGCCACGTTCGACAGCGCCTCCTGCAGGGCGCGGAAGATGGCCAGCTCGGCATCGCTGCTGAGCGCTGGCAAGGTGGCCGGGCAATCGAAGGCGGTCTGCAGGCCGCTGCGTTCAGCAAAATCGGTGACCAGCGAGTGCAGCGCTGGGCGCAGCCCCAGATCATCGAGCAGCGTGGGGCGCAACGCACTCGTGACCTGCCGGATGCTGGCGATGCCGGTGTCCACGAGCGTCAGCAGGCGATCGATGCGCGGACCGGCGCCCTCCACCAGCTGTGCGCGCAGTGCCCCGATCTGCATCTTCACCGCCGAAAACACCTGGGCCGTTTCGTCGTGCAATTCGCGCGACAGACGGCGACGCTCTTCCTCGTGATGCCGCACCATGCGCACCGAGAGCTGCTCGAGGTCGCGCGTGCGGTCGGCGAGCTGTCGATCAAGCGCCCACTGCTCGAGCGCGGCGCCCACCTGCTGACCGAGCGCCATGAGGAAGTCATCGTCGAGCGCGGTGAACGGATTGCGCACCTCACCGGCCATCACGAGGGCACCCACGAGGTGCGTGCCCGACCCCACCGGGAGCGCCGCGATGAATGGCTGGCGGCCACTGGCGGCCACGACCTGCGGCTGCCGTGTCTGTCGCACCCGTCGCAACGCGGCGAGCACCGCCGGCGTGGGTTCTTCACCCACCCACGACGCCGCCACGCCCGCGCCGCGCACGAAGTGCCCGGGCGCA
Protein-coding regions in this window:
- a CDS encoding sensor histidine kinase, translating into MSVLSSLLPALLQIDTELRAPSLINPDLSATLLQGAVTSGVAALCAHLWVRYRRPWFGLFAVAWSVYVARLFCILSFLLSGQRVWLYWHQVTTGWTALALLWAALVFLRQPRPRAIYLAVALFPPLWSYLAIYVLQQFIWAALPAVLFLSAATIWTGWVFWRHHRLVGSSGAKLLAFSFGLWGLHHLDYPFLRAQGAWTPWGYYLDIAFELLVAAGLMLLVLDDLGRGVRALSALSGDLQRRERGADPLDVLLTRPLGLPGVNGTAMYLYDVPAGTAEPDDEAGDALERVLQAGRAARAAAEPIDLGAPGHFVRGAGVAASWVGEEPTPAVLAALRRVRQTRQPQVVAASGRQPFIAALPVGSGTHLVGALVMAGEVRNPFTALDDDFLMALGQQVGAALEQWALDRQLADRTRDLEQLSVRMVRHHEEERRRLSRELHDETAQVFSAVKMQIGALRAQLVEGAGPRIDRLLTLVDTGIASIRQVTSALRPTLLDDLGLRPALHSLVTDFAERSGLQTAFDCPATLPALSSDAELAIFRALQEALSNVARHADAKAVQVWVQVQAEQLVLLVRDDGKGFAALRNGRVVGAEHRMGVAGMRERLLAVGGDIQLSNRTPGAEVRISVPIPVSVPA
- a CDS encoding response regulator transcription factor; this translates as MTSAEGPARIRVLIADDHALVREGLRYVLDADPNIEVVAEASNGRAAVDLAVQHRPDVIVLDITMPEETGLKAAERLRELLPTAKILLLSMHDQGEYVREGMRIGTNGYLLKDSAGEELRAAIRAVQAGGTFFSPAVVRKLTSVEPAAEAEPTAQQLELLTPRERDVLAGVARGLTNKAIAAELGISRRTVEAHRESLMRKLSIHSVAGLTRFALETGVVADA